A part of Saimiri boliviensis isolate mSaiBol1 chromosome 11, mSaiBol1.pri, whole genome shotgun sequence genomic DNA contains:
- the ZMYM1 gene encoding zinc finger MYM-type protein 1 isoform X4 produces the protein MKEPLLDGECDKAEASQLGLLDEIKTEPDNVQEFCHAQQSRTQENELKVNTVFSESASQLTAAVQLSPASSGMNKMLPSVSTTAIQVSCSGCKKNLQKGETAYQRKGSTQLFCSIPCITEYILSASSPVPSKRTCSNCSKDILNPKDVISVQLEDATSCKTFCSLSCLSSYEEKRKPFVTICTNSILTKCSMCQKTATIQYEVKYQNVNHNLCSNACLSKFHSANNFIMNCCENCGAYCYTSSSLSHVLQVEGQSHYYNSSKSITAYKQKAAKPLTSIPCKPLKPSDEMIETTSDLGKTELFCSINCFSAYSKAKMEPSSVNVSTAHDTSTELLSPKKDATPVISNIVSLADTHVALPIMNTDVLQDTVSSVTADVIVDLSKSSPSKSSSGTASNSMEQPSLSPSSSVFSQHAVGSSVEVQKDKVSNQDHACNMKISDEPCHPKCTSKVQKVKAVKESHLQPTELQIGKKLWKNSESMKKVKCI, from the exons ATGAAAGAACCATTGTTAGATGGTGAATGTGACAAGGCAGAGGCATCACAGCTGGGGCTGCTagatgaaattaagacagaaccCGACAATGTTCAA gagtTTTGTCACGCCCAACAGTCCAGAACTCAGGAGAATGAACTGAAAGTAAACACTGTGTTTTCAGAGAGTG CTTCACAGTTGACTGCAGCCGTTCAGCTTTCCCCGGCATCATCCGGCATGAATAAAATGCTTCCTTCAGTTTCAACCACAGCTATTCAGGTTTCCTGTTCCGGTTgtaaaaaaaatctccagaagGGGGAAACTGCTTATCAGAGGAAAGGATCTACTCAACTTTTCTGCTCCATACCATGCAtcactgaatatattttatctgCCAGTTCACCAGTTCCTTCTAAGAGAACTTGTTCAAACTGCTCAAA AGACATTTTAAATCCAAAGGATGTGATCAGTGTCCAGCTGGAAGATGCTACCTCTTGCAAAACTTTTTGCAGCCTATCTTGTCTTTCatcatatgaagaaaaaagaaaaccatttgttACCATATGTACTAATAGCATTTTGACCAAGTGCAGCATGTGCCAGAAGACTGCTACT ATTCAGTATGAAGTAAAATACCAGAATGTGAATCATAATCTTTGCAGTAATGCCTGCCTTTCAAAGTTTCACTCTGCTAACAACTTCATCATGAACTGCTGTGAGAACTGTGGTGCCTACTGTTACACCAGCTCTAGTCTGTCCCATGTACTTCAGGTGGAAGGACAGTCTCATTATTATAATAGTTCAAAGAGTATTACAGCATATAAGCAG AAAGCTGCCAAACCACTTACATCTATTCCTTGCAAACCATTGAAGCCCTCAGATGAAATGATTGAGACTACCAGTGATTTGGGGAAGACAGAGCTTTTCTGCTCTATTAATTGTTTCTCTGCATACAGTAAAGCTAAGATGGAACCTTCTTCAG taaATGTTTCCACGGCACATGATACTTCAACAGAGcttctttctccaaagaaagatgCAACTCCAGTTATTAGCAATATAGTGTCATTGGCAGACACTCATGTTGCCTTACCCATCATGAACACTGATGTCTTACAAG ATACAGTTTCTTCAGTAACAGCAGATGTCATTGTGgat CTTTCTAAGAGTTCACCTAGTAAATCCAGTAGTGGTACTGCTAGTAATAGTATGGAACAGCCAAGTCTTTCACCATCTTCATCAGTATTCAGTCAGCATGCAGTTGGTTCCAGTGTAGAAGTACAAAAAGATAAAGTATCAAACCAGGATCATGCATGTAATATGAAAATAAGTGATGAACCATGTCACCCAAAATGTACATCCAAAGTACAGAAAGTTAAAG CTGTGAAAGAGAGTCATTTGCAACCCACGGAACttcaaattggaaaaaaactcTGGAAAAATTCAGAAAGCATGAAAAAAGTGAAATGCATTTGA